In Mangifera indica cultivar Alphonso chromosome 14, CATAS_Mindica_2.1, whole genome shotgun sequence, the DNA window AGATCTTATTAAGGCCAGAATCCCACCTCTTAAATTGGCCAGCACTCTTTCTCTTGCCATAACCCCCTCagctataatatatataagatgattttaatataagaaaaatattttgaatgcCATAACCAAACCTTATGAATAGAGTGTTATACTTAAAGATTGGCATACTTATCAggaattatttttacattagtTTTTGTAACTCTTTTTTTAGAGTTAATGGTAGTTATTATGTCAACTTTTGAGCAGTATTATGTGTACCTGTTTgagtacataattatatataaatttatatgtattatcatatgattagatcttactttatttttatttcaaaatcacgcaatcatgtaatgacatatataagtgtatatatatacttgtGTACCTAAAgggggtacacatagttttattattaattttttgtaactccTTAATAATGAtcattatgttaatttttgtaACTCTCTTTTGAGAGTTAATAATGAccactatttttttataacgctcttctaaaacttaaaaataacttttagattaatttttataactgataattaattaaaatttaatataatagttatgtttttttaacggtagaaaacatttttttgttttttattaatacacCGATACATGAAAAGTCTACAATCTAACCAATATAAAAGGTCTGTGATAAtactattattatattgttattttgcaCTAGAAGATAATTAAAGGAGAGGTAtgagtttgtgttttattattttacttgaacAACAATGGCTGAAGCATCAagtatattttcattattcataTGATGAATATTCAATAAATAGTAGCAATATTGCTTttatagagatgacaattcGACTTACAAAACTTGGTATTCGACCCACACCTCTTCGAATAGAAAAAAgattcttcaataaaaataggGATGAGAATGGATAAAATCTCTATAATCAAAGACAGGGTAAGAACtaggataaatatatttttgactCGTTCTCTCTCTGGTTTCTCTTCTTActtacatatttcatattatatattaaattaattttaaaagttttgaattattataaacgtgtcttaaaatttaataaatattttatttttttcttataggGATTGGGAGGAAAAGTATGGAGAATTTTTTTGGTAGGAATGGAGAGGGAACGGAGAGAGAGATTTTCCTAATGAAGAGAGGATAAAGATTTTCGGATTGTGATATACCCAGCCCGTTGACATCCTTACTTATGAATCTGTCACTTCATTGTGCTTCCTTCTTGCGCTCACTCTATCATGCATTTCTTCTTCGTTGTCAGTAGTTTAAACCGAAAATAGTCAAAATCGTTCATGAATTTCTTGACTTTCTTATTAATATTGcatgttaataattttatctcgttaatttcttaaaaaagtgAGGGTCATTGACTGGAATTCCTCTTCTGGTATAAACTGTGAATACTCAATGAATGATCAATCGCAGTATTACAAAATCAATAAGTCCTTGATTAGCAAAAATTCCACTAAATCTGACATCTTAATTATACAATACCCCGAAATCTTAGTGCATTTTACGTGAATTTTGAGTGACAACAGCACAGAAATCATTTTGGTTCGTGGAAGAacattagaaaattatatttgaacaaGTTGATGgaagcaaaaacaaaagaagaaagcaaACAAACACGAAGGCGTTTAtcatgaaaattaaaagattaatgtaATTAACACTGATAACCGTTGCATCTCTCACATGTGTCTACGTGTAATTTCTCTATAGCTCAGTCTCTCTTTTTCTTGAAATGCCTGCTCATTAACAACAAATTACAACTCATTCCAGCCAACCTTCCTGCGTTTTGCATGCTCGGAAACGGTAACCTTTTCATCACTTTCTCTATAAATCTGAGACCACCCAGCCCCTCATTTGCTACCTCTTCATCCGTTACTGATCTCTCTGAGCTTAAGTTCCAATGGAGTTTAATAGATTTCGTAGCTGTTTGTTTGTTATGTTGTTGGGTTTGATCAGCTCTTGTCACGCCTACAAGTTTTATGTTGGTGGCAAAGATGGCTGGGTTTTAAAACCCTCCGAGAATTACAATCACTGGGCTGAAAGAATGAGGTTTCAAGTAAATGATACTCTCTGTAAGCCCTATCTTTACTCTCTCTTTATAATTCAGTGTTTCccattcttttctttgttttaatttgtttgttctgattattgcttttttttttttttgcagattTTAAATACAACAAAGATTCAAACTCCGTCTTGGTGGTAAACAAAGATGATTACTTCTCATGCAACACAAAAAACCCAGTACAATCCTTTTCAGACGGGGACTCAGTCTTCCACTTCAGTCGCTCAGGTCCACACTACTTCATCAGCGGCAATGCTGACAACTGCAACAAAGGCCAGAAGGTCATCGTTGTTGTTATGGCCGTGAGACATCACCACCACCATGCTCCTCCGACTCCTTCTCCTGCAGCAGCCTCACCAGTTGTTTCTCCATCTCCTGCATCTCATCCTAGTTTGTCACCTCCGGTGGAGTCTCCACAGACTAGTACTCCGCCGTCTACTCTTACGGAGCCACCGAAGTCTCCGTCGGATGTAGAAATTCCGGCGCCGACTCCTTCAAAATCTGGTTCAGTGGGATTAGCCAGTTCTCTTGGGTCAGCTTTGGGATTCAGCGTTGTAGCGAGTGTGGTTTTAGGTAGCTTAATTGGGGtgctttagttttttttttttttcatttgactACTGAAGATTAATGGTTTGTGTTATGAGCCGCTTATTATTCAAGTAGAGAATGGGAATGAGAtggtttataaaattattattgatttgttCTTTGTCAATTTCATAATATGAgtacttaaaagaaaatttgaagagaTATCATCTCCCATTCTCTCGgttttcttctgtttcttccTTGTTCATTGTCAGTCTTCACAGTCCCAGCTTTTCTTATGCACCATTTGTGTTTGTTATCTTTCATCCTTTGCATTTGATGTTACGCCCTTCTCCAATACATGCAATggaacttttaaaaacttaaaagagcataacataatttattgaaaaatgtgTAAAAGATGTTAggattaaaccctaaaaccaaATACATCGTTTACATATAAGCATCATcaaaaaacatatacaatatatcatcataatttataggtcaaaggactatatctcacccaaggtttagtaaaataacaaattctcatttattaactttaaaaaattcaaatatttaactatttattaaaatttactattacgattaaaggtaaaaattttatttaacaaaaccatttttaaaaaattaaaaatttattattcttttcttaagtttaaaaatctaataattttcccccaattcaaggtttgaaaagtgatataatcccccctagggttttcttttcccttttctaATTATCATCTCAATCTCGACTAATAACCGGCCTTCACTGCATCGTCTTCTCCCATCAAAGATCAAGTCATAACATGCATTTTCGTTGGACAAATCGTCTTTGTTTGACGATTTCAACCAAAGGTCAACATGCTTCGGCAAGAGAAGAGGAGTCTAGGAAGGCCGATCATTAGAGATTGTCACTagagaagggaaaagaaaatcctACGGGGGAttatgtcacttttcaaactttagattaagaaaaattgttaatttttaaatctaaaagggaaaatataataaatatttagttttttaaatagttttgttaaataacatttttacttataattctaataatgaattttagtagataggtgaatatttagattttttaaagttaacggtgggaattgtcatttcattaaaccttgggaaatagtccttcggccgAATTTGTAAACAAAAACATCATAAGCCCCTCATGCAATCTTCATCTGTTGGGACTGGACTGCTGCACTCCAGCCCATGGTCCGATTCGCAATATCATGGGACTTTGGAGATTGGGTGTGAATTTAAGCACGGCCCTGAATGCTTCTTCTCTTACTTTGGATTACGTGACTGAGCCTTCCCAAGTAAGTTCATGGTTTATTGTCATCCTAGAATTAGTAATGGAACATGTCATTACTCTTCTCTTATGGTTACTTTCTAATaagtatttctaaaatttaacttGGTAAGAaattgttttgttctttttttatgttgtttctttATTCTTTGACCTTGTATTATTAATGCAGCATGGAATGAATTATGACCCCAATGTCATTTGTTAGCAATATTCTTTCTGCTTATGCTCATGATGATGTAGAAAAGCATTTAGTTGCTACTTTTGACTGTGAGAAACTCTAGATGACATTCGTCTTTTGCGTTCTCGggtaagtttctttttctttcatctattGTTGTGAAGTGTGTTACTCCCGTAACATACattatgtatcaaattaaaaattcatatattgcAGATTCAGAATGATTTGGATCAAGCTATTGATGGAGTGTGGCTGTACCACCAGATTATGTTGGGCGTGATTTGGTGATTCCTGCTTTGGTTGCTAAGGTGGAAGAAATGATCAGGGCTGACAGGAAAGTCATCCCGTAAATTGCCGGAGTGCTTCTTGTAGAACAATGTAATAGTGCTAATGTCTTTTGTTGCTCTTATTTAAGGTGTAAATATACTGAAATTGCAGCAGAGAACCACAGCAGCTTCTATTTGCCAGCTACAATTATGGGGATTTCAGAAAATACTTTTGTGGTTTTTGACACTGAAGTGGGGTAAATTCTCTTCTTGTGTATGTAGCCCTTTTTTACTTCATGTAAGTTGTGCACAGTTGGAGTAGATAAGCCAGCAGTTATGTTTTTTGTGACAGATGTCTTTCGGGAAGCTGGTTGCTGCCAGTGCTGCAGGTAATCTGCCCTATTTCTTATATGTTAAGTCGCCTTCATATATGTGGAGCTCCTTTAAGAGCTTGGACTGTTTACGATATGAGTTTTCTCGCAGCTCCCGGTAAGGTACAATATATTGTATATGTAAATAAGTTAAGTTAATTTATATATCTGTACCTGTTCATAATTTGTGTCATCTTTTTATAAAAGATCATATCTTATTGCTTGAGCTAATCTTCCTTTTTCTTGTAAGggggtgaaattttttttttttttaaacaatgagCCCCACCCGAGTTAAATCGTTATTTTCGGGATTGAACCAGtcacattaaataaaataagttttggTTCAGTGATTATAAGATTGGTCATTGAACTAtgtaaattaaaagtttgttaatgatatattattaaaagagatttgaatttatattctattatatatatatatatatatatatatatatatatatatatatatatatatatattttttctcaacTTATGCATTGATTGAAGCTATTTGCCACAATATATATGAATGCAGATATGCTTTTCATTTATTATGGGGTTCCTTTTCATATTAATCCTCAGCACACTCAACGTCCACTGCACCCTAAAATTAATGCATTTGAGTTGGCGTATTGGTTTGGTTCTtgttgatattaatttttttttaaagtactGGTAATTCATTTGGATTtaattttcttgtgtttttcaaactttgttttaaaTGATTGAAACGTCCTTGACATTGGCATTCATGTTGAGGGCCACTTAAGCAACCATTGAATTTACATTTATATTCctattaatatcatatcaatttattGCTATAGAGAAATTCAAAACATCTTTCCATTGCTGCTTGGTGATACAAATGCAAAACTTATATTCTATCAGTATTGGGTTAATTCATAAGTTTGCCAAAGAATTGTGACACTTTAgttaaatctaatattaataaaatataaaagagatattaaatttatacGTGTAATTCATATTGTTTGAAATGTTaagataaattgatattaactattgtcataatatatttaaatgaataatattttgacaatgaGTTTGATTATTAGATCAGAGATATTACACTGTTTAACATTGGTATCGGATCATGGATGTTGCAAGCCCAGCCTCCATTACGACCTCCAGTACTAGTGGCATTTATGAAAATCATCGATATGAAGCTGTATCTCTTCACCTACATCTAGCATGTCAATTGCTGATAATAAAGCAGACAGAGATTACGCATCAACTAGTTTTTCACTCACCCAACACCATTTAATGTATATCACATAAAGATCAACACAGGTCTTTtgcaatatttataaatatcaagcCTTTTAAGATGAGactataaataatatcacaagTTAATTGGCTactaagaagaaaaatagcTAGCTGGCTCAAGAAAAAGAAGCTGGAAGTATGGAGTTGAAGGTGGATGATGTATCAGAACCAGTAAGCCCTACTGGACAGTACTTCAACAGCTCTATTCTGTCTATCTGTGTTCTTGGTGTTTTGGAATCTCAGACTCCCATTGATGATTCTTCCGCCATGTTATTGCTTAAAGATGTGTTCCTCCCCATCAGCCCTCGCTTCTCCTCCATCATGGTATTCTTCTTTCAATCCTTTTAGTTTCATCTTATTTCAAAAGGAAAACCATTTTGATTTTAAGTTGTTAATTCTGGTATCCTGAAAAACCAGGTTAAAGATGAAGATGGAGTGAAAAGATGGAAGAAGTGTGAAGTGAAGCTCAAAGACCACGTTTATGTCCCGAACTTCCCAGAAGGATTGTCACTAACATCTTACGACAATTGCCTTGATGATTATCTATCAAAAATAGCGATGGAACAGCTTCCACAAAGCAGGCCTTTATGGGAGATCCATATCTTCAAATATCCCACAAAAAATGCTGCTGGAACATTGATCTTCAAGCTTCACCACGCCCTTGGCGATGGATTTTCTTTAATGGGTGCTCTTCTTTCTTGTCT includes these proteins:
- the LOC123197000 gene encoding early nodulin-like protein 1, with amino-acid sequence MEFNRFRSCLFVMLLGLISSCHAYKFYVGGKDGWVLKPSENYNHWAERMRFQVNDTLYFKYNKDSNSVLVVNKDDYFSCNTKNPVQSFSDGDSVFHFSRSGPHYFISGNADNCNKGQKVIVVVMAVRHHHHHAPPTPSPAAASPVVSPSPASHPSLSPPVESPQTSTPPSTLTEPPKSPSDVEIPAPTPSKSGSVGLASSLGSALGFSVVASVVLGSLIGVL